A region of the Sphingobium yanoikuyae genome:
CCAGGGCTGCATCGTCGCCTTCAGCTCGATCAGCCGCGGCATGCCGAAGGCGAATTTCATGACCCCGCCTCCCGCCGACTCAGAAGCCCAGATCGAGCACCGGCCCGTCGAAATTGCCGGCCAGCTTCTGCGTCGCCGCGCTCAGCTTGTCCATGGGTTCATGCCGGATATAGCCGTCGATGATCCGCTGATAATTGCTGATCAGCCCCTCGATCACCTTGGACAGGCGCATGAAGTCGAAACCCTCGGCATGCAGCCCCTTCTGCTGCAACGGGATGTTGGAATAATCCTGGCGCGGGATCATCGGGAACTGGTCGCTGTCATAGGGCAGCATCACCGGTTCCATCACCACCGGCGGCTCCTGCCCTTCGGGGAAATGGGTGAGCGACCATAGCTCGAACATGCAGCTTTCCGGGCCGAGCGGGCGGATGCGATAGGCCGCCATGCTGGAGAGGAAGGGCAGCAGGAAATAATTGGGGAAGATGAATTCCACCGACTTGACGGGGGTTTCCACCGCCAGCTTGTTGAGATCGGGCGTGGGTTCGCCGCGCGCCTGCCCGGCCTGGGTCACGCAATGATTGACCATGCCGAACCAGTGCATGATCGCCTGTTGCGGGTCTTCGGGCAGTTCGACGTCGATCAGGGTCCGGGCGACCGCGACATCCTTGGCATGGCACATGCCGGCCATGCCCTCGCTCAACAGCTGCATATGGTCGACCTGGTCGACGATATTCTCCTTCATCGACCGGTTGGGATTGATCGGCACGCCGATCCCGCCCGTGTCCATGCCGTACATCATGTTATAGAGGATCGGCACCTTCTGCTGCAGCTGCGGATGGGTGCGCATCACATGATAGCCTTCCATGAAGGCTTCCATCGCGGCCTTCCAATTGGCCGGCAGCACCGTGCCGAAGCACCATTCGGCGCGCATCTTGTCGGCATTATAGGCGTCGAGCCCCACCGCGAGCGGGCCGAGCTGTTCACGCAGTGACGGCGCGTCATCGTCGAAATTGATGAAGACGCAGCCCATCTCGATCTCGGTGCGGCACGGGCGCAGGGCCAGATCCTGCTCGTCCAGCTGATGCTCGGAGAACATGTGCCGGCCATAGACGAAGGTATTCTTGCCCTCGATATTCCAGCGCCAGCCATGAAAGGGGCAGATGAAGCCTTTGCCCTTGCAATTGCCATGACTGCCCTCGGTCAGCGGCACGCCGCGATGGCGGCAGGCATTATGATAGGCGCTGATCCCGTCCTTGGTCCGCACGATGATGACGGATTTGCCCAGATTGCTATATTCGATCCAGTCGCCGACCTCCGGCACCTGCTCCACGCGGCAGGCCATCTGCCAGACATGGGGCCACAATTCCTCGCATTCGCGGCGATAGAAATCCGCGTCATAATAGCGTGCCGTGGGAATGCGCTCGGGATCGCTGATTTCCAGCGGGAAGCCCGCACGCGTCATTTCAGCAGCCTCAACCATGCCATGCCTCACCCAGATTTCTTGCTTGGATGAAGTGGTAAAGGCTGGGCTGGGGAGCGCCAAGGCAGCGCCCCAACCCATCGCCCTACCGATGGGACGATCAGGCGTCGGAAGCGCCCACGCCCAGTTCGTCCAGCACTTCGCGACTATGCGCCCCCAGTTCCGGCGCACCGCCCGCGACCCGGCCCGGCGTCTGCGAGAACCAGGTCGGCACGCCGGGGAAGCGCACCGGCCCCTGCGGCGTCTCCACCGTCTCGAAAAAGCCGATCGCGTTGAGATGCGCATTGTCGAACAGTTCGTCCGTGGTGCGCAGCGGCGCGGCCGGGATATGCAGCGCCTCCAGCAGCTCCAGCCATTCCTGCGTCGTCCGCTCGGCAAAGGTCTCGCCCAGCAGGCCATAGACCCGGTCGATCTGCTTCGCCCGCTTGGCCAGCGTATCGAATTCCTCGGTCGCCCAGGGCGGGTTCACCGCCGCGACGAAGGCGTTCCAATGCTTGTCATTATAGACCAGCGCGGCGACATGGCCGTCCTTGGTCGCATAGGGCTTGCGGTTGCGGGCGACGACGCGGTGATAATGGGCCGGCCCCAGCGGAGGCTCGAACAGCATGCCGCTGGCATGTTCGGTCAGCATGAAGGACGCCATGGTCTCGAACATGGAGACTTCCACCTCCTGCCCCTCGCCGGTGCGCTCGCGGTGGAACAGCGCCATCATCGTCGCATAAAGGCCAGTGAGGCCCGCCACCTTGTCGGCGATGATCGTCGCCATGAAATCGGGCTTGCCGGTCATCAGCTGTTGCAGATGCGGGATGCCGCATTCGGCCTGGATCGTGTCGTCATAGGCCGGCTTGTCGCCGTCCGGCCCGCGTCGGCTATAGCCATAGCAATTGGTGTAGACGATGTCGGGCCTGATCGCCTTTACGGCCTGATAGTCGAAGCCCAGCTTGGCGATCGCCTTGCCGCGCATCGAGTGGATGAAGACATCGGCGGTAGCGATCAGCGCGCGCAGCGTCGCCTTGTCCGCCTCCTGCCGCAGGTCCAGCACCAGGCTGCGCTTGCCGCGATTGACGTTGGTGAAGACGCCGCCCAGCTCGGGCGTCGGCCCGGCATTGATATAGCGCGTCGCATCGCCCGCCGGCGGCTCGATCTTGATCACGTCGGCGCCCATGTCGGCCATGATCTGGGTCGCATAGGGGCCGAATACCATCGCCGTCAGGTCCACCACGCGGATCCCGGCCA
Encoded here:
- a CDS encoding CaiB/BaiF CoA transferase family protein; the protein is MDATHMPKGPLAGIRVVDLTAMVFGPYATQIMADMGADVIKIEPPAGDATRYINAGPTPELGGVFTNVNRGKRSLVLDLRQEADKATLRALIATADVFIHSMRGKAIAKLGFDYQAVKAIRPDIVYTNCYGYSRRGPDGDKPAYDDTIQAECGIPHLQQLMTGKPDFMATIIADKVAGLTGLYATMMALFHRERTGEGQEVEVSMFETMASFMLTEHASGMLFEPPLGPAHYHRVVARNRKPYATKDGHVAALVYNDKHWNAFVAAVNPPWATEEFDTLAKRAKQIDRVYGLLGETFAERTTQEWLELLEALHIPAAPLRTTDELFDNAHLNAIGFFETVETPQGPVRFPGVPTWFSQTPGRVAGGAPELGAHSREVLDELGVGASDA
- a CDS encoding aromatic ring-hydroxylating oxygenase subunit alpha, with protein sequence MTRAGFPLEISDPERIPTARYYDADFYRRECEELWPHVWQMACRVEQVPEVGDWIEYSNLGKSVIIVRTKDGISAYHNACRHRGVPLTEGSHGNCKGKGFICPFHGWRWNIEGKNTFVYGRHMFSEHQLDEQDLALRPCRTEIEMGCVFINFDDDAPSLREQLGPLAVGLDAYNADKMRAEWCFGTVLPANWKAAMEAFMEGYHVMRTHPQLQQKVPILYNMMYGMDTGGIGVPINPNRSMKENIVDQVDHMQLLSEGMAGMCHAKDVAVARTLIDVELPEDPQQAIMHWFGMVNHCVTQAGQARGEPTPDLNKLAVETPVKSVEFIFPNYFLLPFLSSMAAYRIRPLGPESCMFELWSLTHFPEGQEPPVVMEPVMLPYDSDQFPMIPRQDYSNIPLQQKGLHAEGFDFMRLSKVIEGLISNYQRIIDGYIRHEPMDKLSAATQKLAGNFDGPVLDLGF